Proteins from a single region of Flavobacterium sp. K5-23:
- a CDS encoding acyl-CoA-binding protein yields the protein MTEKDLDKRFQEAFEIASKMSQASLPQDVQLRLYAFYKQAAFGTLEPRQPSTFHLRDAFKTNAWMQISHLSSEEAKEEYIKIIKSLLKK from the coding sequence ATGACTGAAAAAGATTTAGATAAACGATTTCAGGAAGCTTTTGAAATAGCTTCCAAAATGAGTCAGGCATCTTTACCACAAGATGTACAGCTACGTCTTTATGCTTTTTATAAACAAGCCGCCTTTGGTACATTAGAACCAAGACAGCCTTCCACTTTTCATTTAAGAGACGCTTTCAAGACAAATGCATGGATGCAAATAAGTCATCTTAGCTCTGAGGAAGCAAAGGAAGAGTATATAAAAATCATTAAATCTCTTTTGAAAAAATAA
- a CDS encoding aspartate aminotransferase family protein translates to MNQDFIKYQAQTSPYPLGMEVSYAKGSYIYDINNKKYLDFVAGVSACTLGHQPPRVNQAIKDQLDKYSHVMVYGEYSQSPAVEYCKLMASLLPEPLDKTYLVNSGTEAIEGALKLARRVTGRSQLISCHNAYHGNTMGSMSVMGFEDRKQVFRPLIPDVDFITFNNEADIEKITTKTAGIILETIQGGAGFIEPHNDFLKKIRKRCTEVGALMILDEIQPGFGRTGTLFGFQNYDVIPDIVVMGKGMGGGMPVGAFTASAAMMDLLSDNPKLGHITTFGGHPVIASACLATLQEITETDLMVKTLEKEKLFRSLLVHPLIEEVRGRGLMLAVITNSADITNEVILKCQDKGLILFWLLFEGCAIRITPPLTISDDEIREGCAIMLEVMNEVLNEKK, encoded by the coding sequence GTGAATCAAGATTTTATAAAATACCAAGCCCAAACATCACCCTATCCATTAGGAATGGAAGTGTCTTATGCAAAAGGTTCCTATATATACGATATAAACAACAAAAAATACCTGGATTTTGTGGCAGGCGTTTCGGCTTGTACCCTTGGACATCAACCTCCCAGAGTAAACCAAGCCATCAAAGACCAATTAGATAAATATTCTCACGTTATGGTTTATGGAGAATACTCTCAAAGCCCAGCTGTAGAATATTGCAAACTAATGGCCTCTTTACTGCCTGAACCATTAGACAAAACATATCTAGTAAACTCAGGAACCGAAGCGATAGAAGGGGCTTTAAAACTAGCAAGACGAGTTACAGGAAGAAGTCAATTGATTTCTTGCCATAATGCATATCATGGAAACACAATGGGTTCAATGAGCGTGATGGGATTTGAAGACCGTAAACAGGTTTTTCGCCCGCTGATCCCTGATGTTGATTTTATTACTTTCAATAATGAAGCTGATATCGAAAAAATAACCACAAAAACTGCAGGAATCATACTGGAAACCATTCAGGGTGGTGCTGGATTTATAGAACCACACAATGATTTTCTAAAAAAAATAAGAAAACGCTGTACTGAAGTTGGTGCCCTAATGATTCTAGATGAAATTCAACCAGGATTTGGACGAACTGGAACTCTTTTTGGATTCCAAAATTACGATGTCATTCCAGATATTGTAGTTATGGGAAAAGGAATGGGAGGCGGAATGCCTGTTGGAGCTTTTACCGCATCAGCGGCAATGATGGATTTATTGAGTGACAATCCAAAACTGGGACACATCACAACCTTTGGAGGCCACCCTGTCATTGCGTCAGCTTGTCTGGCTACGTTGCAGGAAATAACTGAAACCGACCTAATGGTCAAAACTTTAGAAAAAGAAAAACTCTTTAGATCACTTTTGGTACATCCTTTGATAGAGGAAGTTAGAGGAAGAGGGTTAATGCTTGCAGTAATAACAAATAGTGCAGACATAACAAATGAAGTGATATTAAAATGCCAAGACAAAGGTCTTATTTTATTTTGGTTGCTCTTTGAAGGATGTGCTATAAGAATTACCCCGCCGCTTACAATTTCAGATGATGAAATTCGTGAAGGTTGTGCAATTATGCTAGAAGTGATGAATGAAGTATTGAATGAAAAAAAATGA
- a CDS encoding superoxide dismutase: MKKYFFLISNLLLITFLISCNNKKYTEVVEVPLPTAQEKVTIGFAEDVKAEEGSFQLEKLPYTYDALAPSISPLTLETHYSKHYLTYTNNLNKAVAGTEFENKRIEEVLATLDVNNTELRNNAGGYYNHSLYWKSMAPNTGGVPNDTLASIIKRDFGSYENFASQFKNEATRQFGSAWVWLVVNKSGKLQITSTQNQDNPLMRNALVPGTPILALDLWEHAYYLGFQYRRRSYIDSFFEVINWKKITENYQEAVRRKY; this comes from the coding sequence ATGAAAAAATATTTTTTTTTAATATCTAATTTACTTTTAATTACATTTTTAATTTCTTGTAATAACAAGAAATATACTGAAGTAGTTGAAGTGCCTTTGCCTACTGCCCAGGAAAAAGTAACTATTGGTTTTGCAGAAGATGTAAAGGCTGAGGAAGGTTCGTTTCAATTAGAAAAGCTACCTTATACCTACGATGCTTTAGCACCTAGTATCTCCCCTCTTACATTAGAAACTCATTATTCCAAGCATTATCTAACCTATACCAATAATTTAAATAAAGCAGTAGCAGGAACTGAATTTGAGAATAAACGTATCGAAGAAGTTTTAGCAACATTAGATGTAAATAATACTGAGTTAAGAAACAATGCAGGTGGTTATTACAATCACTCTTTATACTGGAAAAGTATGGCTCCTAATACTGGAGGCGTACCTAATGATACATTAGCTTCAATTATTAAAAGAGATTTTGGGTCATATGAAAATTTTGCTTCTCAATTTAAAAACGAAGCGACAAGGCAATTTGGATCTGCATGGGTATGGTTAGTGGTAAATAAATCTGGTAAACTTCAGATTACAAGTACACAAAATCAAGACAATCCTTTAATGAGAAACGCATTGGTACCAGGAACACCAATTCTAGCTTTAGACCTATGGGAACATGCTTATTACTTAGGTTTTCAATACCGACGTAGAAGTTATATCGATTCCTTTTTTGAAGTCATAAATTGGAAAAAAATTACTGAGAACTACCAAGAGGCTGTAAGAAGAAAATATTAG
- the ftsH gene encoding ATP-dependent zinc metalloprotease FtsH encodes MAKDNNQNPNKFKVSPWLVYTAILLIFLFISFITGSSSLQEPSQLTSSKFNVFLEKGQIEKVIVYNKTEAEVFLKADALKDKDHKKVSKDIFDRPNKGPHYTFDIGNDQIFQNKLEKAVSEGKLKDFNFLAKSNWSDILISLLPIIIIIGVWIFIMRKMSGGGAGGGGQIFNIGKSKAKLFDEKTDIKTTFKDVAGLEGAKEEIQEIVEFLKNPEKYTNLGGKIPKGALLVGPPGTGKTLLAKAVAGEAQVPFFSLSGSDFVEMFVGVGASRVRDLFKQAKEKAPAIIFIDEIDAVGRARGKSNMSGGNDERENTLNQLLTEMDGFGTNSNVIVLAATNRADVLDKALMRAGRFDRQIFVDLPDIRERAEIFKVHLAPLKKVEGLDTDFLAKQTPGFSGADIANVCNEAALIAARYNKTAVDKQDFLDAVDRIVGGLEKKNKIVTPAEKKAIAIHEAGHATVSWMLEHAAPLIKVTIVPRGQSLGAAWYLPEERLIVRPDQMLDEMCATMGGRAAEKVIFNRISTGALSDLEKVTKQARAMVTIYGLNDKIGNVTYYDSTGQSEYNFSKPYSEETAKIIDTEISILIESQYQRAIDILEENKDKLNQLADILIEKEVIFKDDLEAIFGKRTFDANLEEVVS; translated from the coding sequence ATGGCTAAAGATAATAATCAGAATCCGAATAAATTTAAAGTAAGTCCTTGGTTAGTTTATACTGCAATTTTACTTATTTTTCTATTTATAAGTTTTATAACCGGCAGTTCAAGTTTACAAGAACCATCTCAATTGACATCTTCTAAATTCAATGTGTTTTTAGAAAAAGGCCAAATTGAAAAGGTTATTGTATATAATAAAACGGAAGCCGAAGTGTTCCTTAAAGCTGATGCTCTAAAGGATAAAGATCATAAAAAAGTATCAAAAGATATTTTTGACAGACCTAATAAAGGTCCGCATTATACTTTTGACATTGGTAATGATCAAATTTTTCAAAACAAATTAGAAAAAGCGGTTAGCGAAGGAAAATTAAAAGATTTTAATTTCTTGGCAAAAAGCAATTGGTCAGATATTCTTATCAGTTTACTACCTATCATAATCATAATTGGTGTTTGGATCTTTATTATGAGAAAAATGTCAGGTGGTGGCGCAGGTGGAGGTGGTCAGATTTTCAATATTGGAAAATCTAAAGCCAAACTATTTGATGAAAAAACCGACATTAAAACAACTTTTAAAGATGTTGCTGGATTAGAAGGTGCTAAAGAAGAAATACAAGAAATTGTAGAGTTCTTGAAAAACCCTGAAAAATACACCAACCTTGGTGGTAAAATACCTAAAGGTGCTTTACTTGTAGGGCCTCCTGGAACAGGAAAAACCTTATTAGCAAAAGCTGTAGCTGGAGAAGCTCAAGTTCCATTTTTCTCTTTGTCAGGTTCTGATTTTGTTGAAATGTTTGTTGGTGTTGGTGCTTCACGTGTACGTGATTTATTTAAACAAGCAAAAGAAAAAGCGCCAGCAATTATTTTCATTGATGAAATTGATGCTGTGGGTAGAGCTAGAGGAAAAAGCAATATGTCAGGTGGTAATGATGAAAGAGAAAACACTCTAAATCAATTGTTAACTGAGATGGATGGTTTTGGTACTAATTCTAATGTAATTGTATTAGCTGCTACAAACAGAGCCGATGTATTAGACAAAGCATTAATGCGTGCAGGTCGTTTTGACAGACAGATTTTTGTGGATTTACCAGATATTCGCGAGCGTGCCGAAATTTTCAAAGTGCATCTTGCACCATTGAAAAAAGTGGAAGGACTTGATACAGACTTTTTAGCAAAACAAACTCCGGGATTCTCAGGAGCTGACATTGCTAATGTGTGTAATGAAGCGGCACTTATTGCAGCACGTTACAACAAAACAGCTGTTGACAAACAAGATTTCTTAGATGCAGTTGACAGAATTGTAGGTGGTCTAGAAAAGAAAAACAAAATTGTAACTCCAGCCGAAAAGAAAGCAATCGCTATTCATGAAGCAGGACACGCAACTGTAAGTTGGATGCTTGAACATGCTGCTCCACTTATCAAAGTAACTATAGTTCCTAGAGGACAAAGCTTAGGTGCTGCTTGGTACTTACCAGAAGAACGTCTAATTGTTCGTCCAGATCAAATGCTGGATGAAATGTGTGCTACTATGGGAGGAAGAGCCGCTGAAAAAGTAATATTCAATAGAATTTCTACTGGTGCTTTAAGTGATTTAGAAAAAGTAACTAAACAAGCGAGAGCTATGGTTACTATTTATGGTTTGAATGATAAAATCGGAAACGTAACTTATTACGATTCGACTGGTCAAAGTGAATATAATTTCTCTAAACCATATTCTGAAGAAACTGCTAAAATCATTGATACAGAAATTTCTATATTGATAGAAAGTCAGTACCAAAGAGCAATTGATATCTTAGAAGAAAACAAAGACAAATTAAATCAGCTAGCTGATATCCTAATAGAAAAAGAAGTTATCTTCAAAGATGACCTTGAAGCTATTTTTGGAAAAAGAACTTTTGATGCTAATTTGGAAGAAGTAGTGTCGTAA
- a CDS encoding lactate utilization protein B/C, with product MSLFSKFFGSINPASEEEKENDISSPDNAMSIDEQFIFNFKKNGGKFLYCENIKEIEEQFENILEENDWYESEVMCYDPKLFKLLEDNKLSHSGSLSPKFIFASCENLIAEEGSILFSSKQIKQHKPNELPTNIVVFATTSQILAVKSDGLSAIKKKYERDYPTNITTIKYFEKAKEEDFTQYGSSAKNLYLLLLEDL from the coding sequence ATGAGTCTTTTCAGCAAATTTTTTGGTTCTATTAATCCTGCTTCAGAAGAAGAAAAAGAAAATGACATTTCTTCTCCAGATAACGCTATGTCTATAGACGAACAGTTTATTTTTAACTTCAAAAAAAATGGAGGAAAGTTTTTATACTGCGAAAATATAAAGGAAATAGAAGAACAGTTTGAAAATATACTGGAAGAAAATGACTGGTATGAAAGTGAGGTTATGTGTTACGACCCTAAACTTTTTAAATTACTAGAGGATAACAAATTAAGCCACTCTGGATCTTTATCCCCAAAATTCATTTTTGCGAGTTGTGAAAATTTAATTGCCGAAGAAGGTTCTATTTTGTTTTCTTCAAAGCAAATCAAACAACACAAGCCTAACGAATTGCCTACGAATATTGTAGTGTTTGCAACTACAAGTCAAATCCTTGCTGTAAAAAGTGATGGTTTAAGCGCAATTAAAAAGAAATACGAAAGAGATTACCCAACAAACATTACCACTATAAAATATTTTGAAAAAGCAAAGGAAGAAGATTTTACCCAATACGGTAGTTCGGCTAAAAACCTTTATTTATTGCTTTTAGAAGATCTATAA
- a CDS encoding alpha-amylase family protein, translating to MIRKSIIVAGISIALLSAACKTKENIITSDKSKTSSEKKIVVYQVFTRLFGNKNTTNKPWGTIEENGVGKFNDFTDKALNEIKDLGVSYIWYTGVPHHALVRDYTAFGITNDDPDVVKGRAGSPYAVKDYYNVNPDLAVNPANRLQEFEALIDRTHKSGLKLIIDIVPNHIARKYEGRNNPVGVSDFGANDDVSVEYKKDNNFYYIPNSKFEVPDTKKPLNGEEHILSDGKFNEVPAKWTGNGSKLSKPDQNDWYETVKVNYGVRLDGSKDFPELPSGYDIKSFKEHFEFWKNKEVPDSWKKFKSIALYWTAKGVDGFRYDMAEMVPYEFWSYMNSAIKTSNPDAFLLAEVYNPKEYRNYIHLGKMDYLYDKVETYDKLKEVIQGKSLPDGLSDIQKNMKDIEHHMLHFLDNHDEQRLASPEFAGSPEKGKPLMVVSTTISSSPTMIYFGQEVGEAGNENAGFGTRSRTSIFDYVGVPNHQRWMNNGKFDGGQLTNNEKELRDFYKRLLNFSLNSTALMGDFQEIQTINRQQTKGYDSGIYAYSRWSETEKLIIVTNFSADTTSAFELILPADIIKKWNLKNGNYNVIDQLYKKHSAILKIENGEGKVKINIAPSESFILQL from the coding sequence ATGATAAGGAAATCAATTATTGTTGCAGGAATTAGCATTGCACTTTTATCAGCTGCCTGTAAAACAAAAGAGAATATTATTACTTCGGATAAAAGTAAAACTTCATCTGAAAAGAAAATAGTAGTGTATCAGGTTTTTACGCGTTTATTTGGAAATAAAAACACGACCAATAAACCTTGGGGGACCATAGAAGAAAATGGCGTTGGGAAATTTAATGATTTTACGGATAAAGCACTTAATGAAATAAAGGATTTGGGAGTTTCCTATATTTGGTATACTGGTGTTCCGCATCACGCTTTAGTGAGGGATTATACTGCTTTTGGAATTACTAATGACGATCCTGATGTAGTTAAAGGTAGAGCTGGTTCACCTTATGCTGTCAAGGATTATTATAATGTAAATCCAGATTTGGCTGTTAATCCAGCAAATAGGTTACAAGAGTTTGAAGCGCTAATTGACCGTACCCATAAATCAGGTCTAAAGCTGATTATTGATATTGTCCCTAACCACATTGCCCGTAAATACGAAGGAAGGAATAATCCTGTTGGGGTTTCTGATTTTGGTGCTAATGATGATGTGTCGGTTGAATACAAGAAAGATAATAATTTCTATTATATACCAAATTCTAAATTTGAAGTTCCTGACACTAAGAAACCTTTGAACGGAGAAGAACATATATTAAGTGATGGTAAATTTAATGAAGTGCCTGCAAAATGGACCGGTAATGGTTCGAAGTTATCTAAGCCTGATCAAAATGATTGGTATGAAACGGTAAAAGTAAACTACGGAGTTCGTCTTGACGGTTCTAAAGATTTTCCGGAACTTCCTTCGGGATATGATATTAAATCGTTTAAAGAGCATTTTGAGTTTTGGAAGAATAAAGAGGTTCCGGATTCTTGGAAAAAATTTAAATCGATTGCCTTGTATTGGACAGCTAAAGGAGTAGATGGTTTTCGATATGATATGGCTGAAATGGTTCCTTACGAATTTTGGAGTTATATGAACTCTGCAATAAAGACAAGTAATCCAGATGCTTTTTTATTAGCTGAAGTGTATAATCCAAAAGAGTATCGTAATTATATTCACCTAGGTAAAATGGATTACCTGTATGATAAAGTAGAAACGTATGATAAGTTGAAAGAGGTGATTCAGGGTAAATCTTTGCCTGATGGATTGTCAGATATTCAAAAGAATATGAAAGATATTGAGCATCATATGTTACACTTTTTAGACAATCATGACGAGCAACGATTAGCAAGTCCGGAATTTGCTGGTTCTCCTGAGAAAGGGAAACCCTTAATGGTAGTTTCCACAACTATAAGCTCATCACCTACGATGATTTATTTTGGTCAGGAAGTAGGGGAGGCTGGGAATGAAAATGCTGGTTTTGGAACGCGTTCCAGAACTTCAATTTTTGATTATGTGGGTGTGCCTAATCATCAGCGATGGATGAATAACGGCAAGTTTGATGGTGGCCAACTGACTAATAACGAAAAAGAACTTCGTGATTTTTATAAAAGGCTTCTCAACTTTTCTTTAAACAGTACTGCTTTAATGGGTGATTTTCAAGAAATCCAAACAATAAACCGTCAGCAAACAAAAGGATATGATTCAGGAATCTACGCATATTCCCGTTGGTCTGAGACTGAAAAATTAATCATTGTAACTAATTTTTCTGCGGATACTACCAGTGCATTCGAACTGATATTACCTGCTGACATTATTAAAAAGTGGAATTTAAAAAACGGTAATTATAATGTAATAGATCAGTTGTATAAAAAACATTCTGCAATTTTGAAAATAGAAAACGGAGAAGGGAAAGTGAAAATTAATATTGCCCCTTCTGAATCTTTTATATTGCAATTGTAA
- a CDS encoding phosphatidate cytidylyltransferase produces MNETLKRAISGAVYIALLLASILFSTESFITLFGIFLVIATYEFCSLVKINKIFPLIFVSLFYTSITLISYYKIETERFINGFLEENIKLTVNINLIDTILLLFTLMVSLKCIVLLFDDTVQSLSKTTKYIYLLGYIVMPFVFITKISFGIKDYNPKIIIGLFILIWTNDTFAYIVGKSIGKNKLFERISPKKTIEGFIGGVVFAVFAGFLISKLYIRPSAHFSNKSVIIWTTIALIVGIFGTIGDLIESKFKRIAGVKDSGKIMPGHGGVLDRLDSVIFVAPIIFLFYQILNYVS; encoded by the coding sequence ATGAACGAAACACTCAAGAGAGCAATATCTGGTGCTGTTTACATTGCCTTGTTATTAGCTTCTATCCTATTTTCTACTGAAAGTTTTATTACTTTATTTGGTATTTTTCTAGTCATTGCAACTTATGAGTTTTGCAGTTTAGTTAAAATCAATAAAATTTTCCCACTTATTTTTGTTTCCCTTTTTTATACAAGTATCACTTTGATCAGTTATTATAAAATTGAAACTGAAAGATTTATTAATGGGTTTCTTGAAGAAAACATAAAGCTTACTGTCAACATAAATCTTATTGATACTATACTTCTTCTATTTACATTGATGGTGTCTTTAAAATGTATTGTACTTTTATTTGATGACACCGTTCAATCCTTAAGTAAAACAACAAAATATATTTACTTACTAGGGTATATTGTAATGCCATTCGTTTTTATTACAAAAATTTCATTCGGAATTAAAGACTATAATCCAAAAATCATAATTGGATTATTCATTCTTATATGGACTAATGATACCTTTGCATATATAGTGGGAAAATCCATTGGAAAGAATAAATTATTTGAACGTATTTCTCCTAAAAAAACCATCGAAGGATTTATTGGAGGAGTTGTATTTGCTGTTTTTGCAGGTTTTTTAATTTCGAAATTATACATTAGACCTAGTGCTCATTTTAGCAACAAATCGGTTATAATCTGGACAACCATCGCTTTAATTGTGGGTATTTTCGGGACAATTGGTGATTTAATTGAATCCAAATTCAAACGTATTGCTGGAGTAAAAGACAGCGGAAAGATAATGCCTGGTCACGGAGGTGTTTTAGATCGTCTAGATAGTGTTATCTTTGTAGCACCAATTATATTTTTATTTTATCAAATTTTAAACTATGTTTCATAA
- a CDS encoding phosphatidylserine decarboxylase family protein: MFHKEGTKTILLGIIFTSIVLLLADNFIEAAGLKMLVQLFALAILIIILQFFRNPKRTVIINENHILAPVDGKVVVIEEVFESEYFKDKRLQVSIFMSPINVHVTRYGLSGLVKFSKYHPGKFLVAWHPKASEENERTTIVIENKTFGEVLYRQIAGALARRIVNYAEEGMQVVQGTDAGFIKFGSRVDIFFPLGTPINVVLNQKAIGGKTIIATKG, from the coding sequence ATGTTTCATAAAGAAGGAACCAAAACTATTCTATTAGGAATAATTTTCACATCGATTGTACTTTTATTGGCTGACAATTTTATTGAGGCAGCAGGACTTAAAATGTTAGTTCAACTATTTGCGTTAGCAATTTTGATTATCATTTTACAATTTTTCAGGAATCCGAAACGTACGGTTATTATCAATGAAAACCACATTCTTGCTCCTGTTGATGGAAAAGTGGTTGTTATAGAAGAAGTTTTTGAAAGCGAATACTTTAAAGATAAGCGTTTGCAAGTTTCAATTTTTATGTCACCTATCAATGTGCATGTAACTCGTTACGGACTAAGCGGTCTTGTGAAATTCAGTAAATACCATCCTGGTAAGTTTTTGGTTGCTTGGCATCCAAAAGCAAGTGAGGAAAATGAGAGAACGACAATTGTAATCGAGAATAAAACTTTTGGTGAAGTTTTATACCGACAAATTGCAGGTGCTTTGGCACGTAGAATTGTAAATTACGCCGAAGAAGGAATGCAAGTTGTTCAGGGAACTGATGCCGGATTTATTAAATTTGGTTCAAGAGTAGATATCTTTTTTCCTTTAGGAACTCCTATAAATGTAGTTCTTAATCAAAAAGCTATTGGTGGAAAAACTATTATTGCAACAAAAGGTTAA
- a CDS encoding OstA-like protein has product MKKLLFFICYSLIVLGSNSILAQTPKKIIVEHSDFADVNEVEIPDAFLLTGNVRVNHDGVVLTCNKAYFFKKENYIKAFGNVQLVQGDTLYLNSRYAEYNGNLKQAYATGDAVMSSPESTLATDTINFNRNTQEVFYNSQGTITSKENTLRSKSGKYYVAQKKFQFLTAVTITNPTYVIKSNHLDYYSNSGHSYLFGPSTITSKANYIYTEKGFYDTKKNLAHFLRKSYIKYDDRLIEGDSLYYDRNKEFASATRNVKITDSINRGVIKGHYAEIFKKKDSMFVTKRAVAINFVENDSVYIHGKRLMVTGKEGDRIIRAFNNVRFYKTDMSGKCDSIHSSSKNALTKLIGNPVLWNGKNQITGDIMHLIGNNNSQELDSLKVLNNTFLVSKDTLGTGFNQVKGLNLFGKFEEGKLRDVDIIKNAEVIYFMRNDDNELIGINKNVSSKINLLLEENGVETITFFNQVDGEIYPEKDLPENARKLRGFVWREDERIKSKDDIFPAEENELNDKLVKEAKIENDKKNVPMKIRKETLNYDKKKGKKK; this is encoded by the coding sequence TTGAAGAAATTACTGTTTTTCATCTGTTATAGTTTGATAGTATTAGGTTCCAATTCAATTTTGGCACAAACACCAAAAAAAATCATTGTTGAACACTCTGATTTTGCAGATGTAAATGAAGTCGAAATCCCTGATGCCTTTTTGTTAACCGGAAATGTACGGGTTAATCATGACGGTGTAGTCTTGACTTGCAATAAAGCCTATTTTTTCAAAAAAGAAAACTACATCAAAGCCTTTGGTAATGTGCAATTGGTTCAGGGTGACACACTATATTTAAACAGTAGATATGCTGAATATAACGGAAACTTGAAACAAGCCTATGCTACTGGAGATGCTGTGATGAGTTCACCAGAATCTACATTAGCTACTGACACCATCAACTTTAATAGAAACACACAAGAAGTTTTTTATAATTCACAGGGAACCATTACTAGTAAAGAGAATACCTTGCGTTCTAAGTCTGGGAAGTATTATGTCGCTCAAAAGAAATTTCAATTCTTGACAGCAGTGACAATTACAAATCCTACCTATGTCATAAAATCTAATCATTTGGATTATTACAGTAATTCTGGGCATTCTTATCTTTTTGGTCCATCTACAATTACCAGTAAAGCCAATTATATTTATACCGAAAAAGGGTTTTATGATACCAAAAAAAACTTAGCCCATTTCCTGAGGAAATCCTATATAAAATATGACGATCGGCTCATAGAAGGCGATAGTTTGTATTATGATCGAAACAAAGAATTTGCATCGGCAACAAGAAATGTAAAAATAACAGACTCCATTAATCGTGGTGTTATTAAAGGTCATTATGCCGAGATTTTCAAAAAGAAAGATTCTATGTTTGTTACCAAAAGAGCGGTGGCAATCAATTTTGTCGAAAACGATTCGGTATACATTCATGGTAAAAGACTAATGGTAACAGGAAAAGAAGGGGACCGAATTATTCGTGCCTTCAATAATGTACGTTTTTACAAAACAGATATGAGCGGAAAATGTGATTCTATTCATTCGAGCTCAAAAAATGCCTTGACAAAACTAATTGGTAATCCAGTACTTTGGAACGGAAAAAACCAGATAACGGGTGATATTATGCATCTAATAGGTAATAATAATTCGCAAGAATTGGACTCTCTAAAAGTCCTTAACAATACATTTCTGGTCTCGAAAGACACCCTTGGAACCGGATTCAATCAGGTAAAAGGACTGAACCTCTTTGGGAAATTTGAGGAAGGAAAACTTCGGGATGTGGATATTATAAAAAATGCCGAAGTAATTTATTTTATGAGGAACGATGATAATGAACTCATAGGTATCAATAAAAACGTAAGCAGTAAAATCAATCTTTTATTAGAAGAAAATGGAGTGGAAACGATTACTTTTTTCAACCAAGTTGACGGAGAAATCTATCCAGAGAAAGATTTGCCCGAAAACGCAAGAAAACTTCGAGGCTTTGTGTGGCGAGAAGATGAACGCATAAAATCCAAAGACGATATTTTCCCTGCCGAAGAAAATGAGCTAAATGACAAATTAGTCAAGGAAGCCAAAATCGAAAATGACAAAAAGAATGTTCCTATGAAAATACGCAAAGAAACATTGAACTACGATAAGAAGAAGGGGAAGAAAAAGTGA